One Paramisgurnus dabryanus chromosome 8, PD_genome_1.1, whole genome shotgun sequence DNA window includes the following coding sequences:
- the LOC135770665 gene encoding zinc finger BED domain-containing protein 4-like translates to MSAVWNYFKVNEDDKTKADCKLCSAKLSRGGSKGSALNTSNLIKHLKSQHDNEYKEFTHASKPTQPTLQQTLARREKMSRDNPRAVKITQAIIEYIALSDQPLSEVENVGFLRLLHVLEPRYDVPSRSYMTDTELPKLHDSVKKHIHSLLQASSAFSFTTDIWTSSVSPVSLISLTSQWIDESFTPQRAILHAKQFRGSHTSQAIAHVFEEMLQTWGIPKTSVHVVLRDNAKNMIKAMNDAGLPSLPCVAHTLQLAVHEGLLAQRSIADAIAVGRKIVGHFKHSALAYSRLEDIQGQLNQPTKRLQQDVQTRWNSTYYMLQSLIEQKRVLGVYVSEHELPDFLTANQWALMEKTVAILAPFEELTKKVSSYDALASDVIPAVTVLVRLLNRETDEDHGVKTMKATLLAAVKKRFSDIETNPLYFISTILDPRYKDRFFSHNALEAKLHLKQELQMMSRAEAEGSQAEAAEPPAKLFLRAQASTSSSLDTLFEEIAKEQPQAAQPLAAGASIELDIYLGEAPSPREDSPLKYWGVNKIRFPTLAKMAHKYLSAPCSSVESERLFSSVSHIIDEKRNRLTADNAEKLLFLKKNLPLTFSK, encoded by the exons ATGTCAGCCGTGTGGAACTATTTCAAAGTGAATGAAGACGACAAAACAAAGGCGGACTGCAAATTATGCTCAGCGAAATTGTCCAGAGGAGGCTCAAAAGGTAGCGCACTTAACACAAGTAATTTAATCAAGCACCTAAAATCCCAACACGACAACGAGTACAAAGAGTTTACCCACGCTTCTAAACCAACACAACCCACGCTGCAGCAAACTCTTGCAAGACGTGAGAAAATGTCCAGAGACAATCCACGtgctgttaaaataacacaggCAATTATCGAGTACATTGCATTGAGTGACCAGCCACTCTCGGAGGTAGAAAATGTGGGATTCCTGCGTCTCCTCCATGTTCTGGAGCCCAGATATGATGTCCCAAGCCGCAGCTACATGACTGACACGGAGCTGCCTAAACTACACGACTCCGTGAAAAAACATATCCACAGCCTACTGCAAGCTTCGTCTGCGTTTAGTTTCACCACAGATATTTGGACAAGCAGTGTTAGCCCTGTGTCGCTAATTAGCCTAACCTCCCAGTGGATAGACGAGAGTTTCACACCGCAACGAGCCATATTACATGCGAAACAATTCCGCGGCTCGCACACCAGCCAGGCTATAGCGCATGTGTTTGAGGAAATGCTCCAGACATGGGGTATACCTAAAACATCAGTACATGTTGTGCTTCGTGACAACGCCAAAAACATGATTAAAGCCATGAATGACGCAGGGCTCCCAAGTCTGCCGTGTGTCGCGCACACGCTCCAACTGGCTGTTCACGAGGGCTTATTAGCACAGAGGAGCATAGCTGATGCTATAGCAGTGGGGCGGAAAATagttgggcattttaaacaTTCCGCCTTAGCCTACTCCCGCCTCGAGGACATTCAGGGACAGCTCAACCAGCCAACAAAGAGACTGCAGCAGGACGTACAGACGCGCTGGAACAGCACGTATTACATGCTCCAGTCCCTCATTGAGCAAAAGCGAGTGCTGGGGGTGTATGTGTCCGAGCATGAACTCCCTGACTTTCTCACCGCTAACCAATGGGCTCTTATGGAGAAGACTGTTGCCATCCTCGCCCCCTTTGAGGAACTAACTAAAAAAGTGAGCAGCTACGACGCACTAGCCTCTGATGTCATCCCAGCTGTGACTGTGCTAGTGAGACTTCTAAACAGAGAAACAGACGAGGACCACGGCGTCAAGACAATGAAAGCAACCTTACTGGCAGCTGTCAAGAAGCGCTTCAGTGACATCGAGACCAACCCACTGTACTTCATCTCCACCATACTTGACCCAAG GTATAAAGATCGCTTCTTCTCCCACAATGCTCTGGAGGCCAAGCTGCACCTGAAGCAGGAGCTGCAGATGATGTCCAGAGCTGAGGCAGAGGGGAGTCAGGCAGAAGCTGCAGAACCTCCTGCTAAACTGTTCCTCAGGGCCCAGGCCAGCACTAGCAGCAGTCTGGACACTCTATTTGAAGAAATAGCTAAGGAGCAGCCCCAGGCAGCACAGCCGCTGGCGGCAGGTGCTTCCATTGAGCTCGACATATACCTCGGAGAGGCCCCAAGCCCTCGTGAAGACAGTCCTCTAAAGTACTGGGGTGTCAACAAAATCCGGTTCCCCACTTTGGCTAAAATGGCCCATAAATACCTCTCAGCCCCATGTAGCAGTGTGGAAAGTGAAAGGCTTTTTAGCTCAGTGTCACACATTATAGATGAAAAAAGAAACAGGCTGACTGCTGATAATGCAGAAAAGCtacttttcttaaaaaaaaacctgCCACTCACTTTTTCTAAATAG